One window of the Vigna radiata var. radiata cultivar VC1973A chromosome 1, Vradiata_ver6, whole genome shotgun sequence genome contains the following:
- the LOC106773053 gene encoding protein BASIC PENTACYSTEINE2 isoform X1: MDGDNGLNIRNWGYYEPATSFKSHLGLQLMSSMPEKPLIGGRNAAVLSATNGAFHHRDISMSHATYPMEYXRDAWISSXXDKYMNMIPTNHNYGGIPETSSAHQIQMIPPPELPKEERAVEEEPVVEKATGGSRKKRQSPKVPKSPKAKKSKRGPRVPKNENAPTVHRARVPKKTTEIVINGIDMDISSIPIPVCSCTGAAQXCYRWGSGGWQSACCTTGMSVYPLPMSTKRRGARIAGXKMSIGAFKKVLEKLAAEGYNFSNPIDLRTYWAKHGTNKFVTIR, encoded by the coding sequence ATGGATGGTGATAATGGTCTCAACATCCGTAACTGGGGTTACTATGAACCGGCCACATCGTTTAAGAGCCACCTGGGGCTGCAGCTGATGTCATCCATGCCGGAAAAGCCTTTGATCGGAGGGCGGAATGCTGCGGTTTTATCTGCCACAAATGGGGCATTTCACCACAGAGACATCAGTATGTCCCACGCTACATACCCTATGGAATACNNGAGAGATGCTTGGATTAGTAGTNANAGNGACAAGTATATGAATATGATACCTACAAATCATAACTATGGTGGTATTCCAGAGACATCTTCGGCACATCAAATTCAAATGATTCCACCGCCGGAATTGCCGAAGGAAGAAAGGGCAGTGGAAGAGGAACCTGTTGTTGAGAAGGCAACTGGGGGCAGTCGTAAGAAAAGACAGAGTCCTAAGGTGCCGAAATCTCCCAAGGCAAAGAAGTCCAAGAGGGGCCCTCGTGTGCCAAAGAATGAGAATGCTCCCACAGTTCATCGTGCAAGGGTTCCAAAGAAAACTACTGAAATTGTAATAAATGGTATTGACATGGATATTTCTAGTATTCCAATCCCTGTTTGTTCATGCACAGGAGCAGCTCAACANTGTTACAGATGGGGCTCTGGAGGGTGGCAATCTGCATGTTGCACAACAGGCATGTCAGTTTATCCTTTGCCTATGAGTACCAAGCGGCGTGGTGCTAGGATAGCTGGAAGNAAAATGAGTATAGGAGCATTTAAGAAAGTTTTGGAGAAACTTGCAGCTGAGGGTTATAACTTTTCTAATCCTATTGATTTGAGGACTTATTGGGCAAAACATGGCACCAACAAGTTTGTCACTATTAGGTAG